A region of Mycolicibacterium brumae DNA encodes the following proteins:
- a CDS encoding DUF305 domain-containing protein, whose translation MTSQPLKIFARAGIAVIALLLAVFMVSCSKSDDAAPGPDHNDADVTFAEHMIPHHEQAIELVELVAGRTDNAELLELAAQISDAQQPEIDTMTAWLQEWGPAEATETSETEHHGDHHGSGADPGTHTMAGMVDDATMAKLKTLKGADFDKLWLESMIGHHEGAIEMAKTEVAEGQNPAATAMAQEIIDSQQAEIDQMHTMLGHE comes from the coding sequence ATGACTTCCCAGCCGCTGAAAATTTTCGCCCGCGCCGGTATCGCCGTCATCGCCCTGCTGCTGGCGGTGTTCATGGTGTCGTGTTCGAAATCCGACGACGCCGCGCCCGGCCCGGATCACAACGACGCCGACGTCACCTTCGCCGAGCATATGATCCCGCACCACGAGCAGGCCATCGAGCTGGTGGAGCTGGTCGCCGGCCGCACCGACAACGCCGAGCTGCTGGAACTGGCCGCTCAGATCAGTGACGCGCAGCAGCCCGAGATCGACACCATGACCGCCTGGCTGCAGGAGTGGGGCCCGGCCGAGGCCACCGAAACCAGCGAGACCGAGCATCACGGCGACCACCACGGCTCCGGCGCCGACCCGGGCACGCACACCATGGCCGGCATGGTCGACGACGCCACCATGGCCAAGCTCAAGACGCTGAAGGGCGCCGACTTCGACAAGCTGTGGCTGGAGTCGATGATCGGTCACCACGAGGGCGCCATCGAGATGGCCAAGACCGAGGTCGCCGAGGGCCAGAACCCCGCTGCCACGGCGATGGCGCAGGAGATCATCGACAGCCAGCAGGCCGAGATCGACCAGATGCACACCATGCTCGGCCACGAGTGA
- the ilvD gene encoding dihydroxy-acid dehydratase, producing MSDQPAQPAAHDLKPRSRDVTDGLERAAARGMLRAVGMDDEDFAKPQIGVASSWNEITPCNLSLDRLAKVVKEGVFEAGGFPMEFGTISVSDGISMGHEGMHFSLVSREIIADSVETVMQAERLDGSVLLAGCDKSLPGMLMAAARLDLASVFLYAGSIMPGRAKLSDGTEKDVTIIDAFEAVGACARGLMSREDVDTIERAICPGEGACGGMYTANTMASAAEALGMSLPGSAAPPAPDRRRDGFARRSGHAVVELLRRGITARDIMVKEAFENAIAVVMAFGGSTNAVLHLLAIAWEAGVPLSLADFTRIGSKVPHLADVKPFGAYVMNDVDRIGGVPVVMKALLDAGLLHGDVMTVTGATMAENLKDIAPPDPDGKVLRALSRPIHPTGGITILHGSLAPEGAVVKSAGFDSDVFEGTARVFERERAALDALEDGTITAGDVVVIRYEGPKGGPGMREMLAITGAIKGAGLGKDVLLMTDGRFSGGTTGLCVGHVAPEAVDAGPIAFIQDGDRIRLDVGNGTLDVLVDEAEFEARKEGWAPLPPRYTSGVLGKYQKLVGSAAVGAVCS from the coding sequence ATGTCCGACCAGCCTGCACAGCCCGCAGCTCACGATCTGAAACCACGCAGCCGCGACGTCACCGACGGCCTGGAGCGAGCGGCCGCGCGCGGCATGCTCCGCGCCGTCGGGATGGACGACGAGGACTTCGCCAAACCGCAGATCGGGGTGGCCTCGTCCTGGAACGAAATCACCCCGTGCAACCTGTCCCTGGACCGCCTCGCGAAGGTGGTCAAGGAGGGTGTGTTCGAGGCCGGCGGCTTCCCGATGGAGTTCGGCACCATCTCGGTGTCCGACGGCATCTCGATGGGGCACGAGGGCATGCATTTCTCCCTGGTGTCTCGCGAGATCATCGCCGACTCGGTGGAGACCGTCATGCAGGCCGAGCGCCTGGACGGCTCCGTGCTGCTGGCCGGCTGCGACAAGTCGCTGCCCGGCATGCTGATGGCCGCCGCCCGGCTGGATCTGGCCAGCGTCTTCCTCTACGCCGGGTCGATCATGCCCGGCCGGGCCAAGCTGAGCGACGGCACCGAGAAGGACGTCACCATCATCGACGCGTTCGAGGCGGTCGGGGCGTGCGCGCGCGGGCTGATGAGCCGCGAGGACGTCGACACCATCGAGCGCGCCATCTGCCCCGGTGAGGGCGCCTGCGGCGGCATGTACACCGCCAACACCATGGCCAGCGCCGCCGAGGCGCTGGGCATGTCGCTGCCCGGCAGCGCCGCGCCGCCGGCCCCGGATCGCCGCCGCGACGGCTTCGCCCGCCGCAGCGGGCACGCCGTGGTGGAGCTGCTGCGCCGCGGCATCACCGCCCGCGACATCATGGTCAAAGAGGCGTTCGAGAACGCCATCGCCGTGGTGATGGCGTTCGGCGGCTCCACCAACGCGGTGCTGCACCTGCTGGCCATCGCCTGGGAGGCCGGCGTGCCGCTGAGCCTGGCCGACTTCACCCGGATCGGCTCCAAGGTTCCGCACCTGGCCGACGTCAAGCCGTTCGGCGCCTACGTGATGAACGACGTGGACCGCATCGGCGGCGTTCCGGTGGTGATGAAAGCGCTGCTGGACGCCGGGCTGCTGCACGGCGACGTGATGACCGTGACGGGCGCGACGATGGCCGAGAACCTCAAGGACATCGCCCCGCCGGACCCCGACGGCAAGGTGCTGCGCGCGCTGTCGCGTCCCATCCATCCGACCGGCGGCATCACCATCCTGCACGGCTCGCTGGCGCCGGAGGGCGCGGTGGTGAAGTCCGCCGGCTTCGACTCCGACGTCTTCGAGGGCACCGCCCGGGTCTTTGAGCGCGAGCGCGCGGCCCTGGACGCGTTGGAGGACGGCACCATCACCGCCGGCGACGTGGTCGTCATCCGCTACGAGGGCCCCAAGGGCGGCCCGGGTATGCGCGAGATGCTGGCCATCACCGGCGCGATCAAGGGCGCCGGGTTGGGCAAGGACGTGCTGCTGATGACCGACGGCCGGTTCTCCGGCGGCACCACCGGCCTGTGCGTCGGGCACGTGGCGCCCGAGGCGGTCGACGCCGGCCCGATCGCGTTCATCCAAGACGGCGACCGGATCCGCCTCGACGTCGGCAACGGGACGCTGGACGTGCTGGTCGACGAAGCCGAGTTCGAGGCGCGCAAGGAGGGCTGGGCGCCGCTGCCCCCGCGCTACACCTCCGGTGTGTTGGGCAAGTACCAGAAGTTGGTGGGCTCGGCCGCCGTCGGCGCCGTCTGCAGCTGA
- a CDS encoding O-methyltransferase: MSETTPAEVDALLDQILLDRDPVLAEALEASRAAGLPDIAISPQSAQLLGLLVKIRGGRRVLEIGTLGGYSTIFLARGVGAEGSVVTLEYEPHHAEVAAANLRRAGLDYRVEIVVGAALETLPTLRGPFDLIFIDADKENYPAYLDWAVRLSAPGSVIVVDNVVRRGRILSHHQDDEQARATLEMLEAMGRRPELDTAAIQTVGVKGWDGFALAVVKHRSPRHAAQ; this comes from the coding sequence GTGAGTGAGACAACCCCCGCCGAAGTGGACGCCCTGTTGGACCAGATCCTGCTGGACCGAGACCCCGTGCTCGCCGAAGCGCTGGAAGCCAGCCGGGCCGCCGGTCTGCCCGATATCGCCATCTCGCCGCAGAGCGCCCAGTTGCTGGGGCTGCTGGTGAAGATCCGCGGCGGCCGCCGGGTGCTGGAGATCGGCACCCTCGGCGGGTACAGCACCATCTTCCTGGCCAGAGGCGTCGGCGCGGAAGGCTCCGTGGTGACGCTGGAGTACGAGCCGCACCACGCCGAGGTGGCCGCCGCGAATCTGCGCCGCGCCGGGCTGGACTACCGGGTGGAGATCGTCGTCGGCGCGGCCTTGGAGACGTTGCCGACGTTGCGCGGCCCGTTCGACCTGATCTTCATCGACGCCGACAAGGAGAATTACCCGGCCTACCTGGACTGGGCGGTGCGGCTGAGCGCGCCGGGCAGCGTGATCGTCGTCGACAATGTGGTGCGCCGCGGCCGGATCCTGTCGCATCACCAGGATGACGAGCAGGCCCGCGCGACGCTGGAGATGCTGGAGGCCATGGGACGGCGCCCCGAGCTGGACACCGCCGCCATCCAGACGGTCGGGGTCAAGGGCTGGGACGGCTTCGCGCTGGCGGTGGTGAAGCACCGCAGCCCGCGCCACGCCGCGCAGTAA
- a CDS encoding aldehyde dehydrogenase family protein has product MSDTAAVDQALEDLAIGEKTWAATPLSRRRELLDEVRDLTVAHAAEWVEAAAGIKGLPADSPLRGEEWLSGPYAVATNTAALAATLAKLEAGESPLAGVEFGVAPGDRTSVKVFPLDVFDKLLMSGFSAEVWLRPGVTPAEAVREAGLAQRDPSHTKGISAVLGAGNISSIAPLDTLYELFAHNRVVVLKVNPVTDAMLPVWTKVLAPFIGLGVVRILSGGAETGQYLVSHRLVDHVHMTGSSLTHDAIVYGVGADGAARKAADEPILDKPVTSELGGVSPTIVLPGKWSAADIEFQAQHVATQRLHNNGYNCIAAQVVVLPARWAQRDQFVDALRAAIDAAPFRSAYYPGSDARVASATQSYPDAQRLGQGGARVLVVNPDDHAALRTTEYFGPVLGVIELDCPDADFAAEATRVVNDDFVGTLGANIIAEPATIKSMGASFDDFIAGLRYGTVAVNAWTAVGYLTATATWGAFPGHTRNDVQSGIGVVHNAFLLDNTERTVVRGPFRPSPRSVVGGEMSIAPKPPWFVNNKTAATTGRLLVRFAGHPSWLKLPKIFASALRG; this is encoded by the coding sequence ATGTCGGACACGGCCGCAGTCGACCAGGCCCTTGAAGATCTCGCCATCGGCGAGAAGACGTGGGCGGCGACACCGCTGAGCCGTCGTCGCGAGCTGCTCGACGAGGTCCGGGACCTGACCGTCGCGCACGCCGCCGAGTGGGTCGAGGCCGCCGCCGGGATCAAGGGTCTGCCCGCGGACTCCCCGCTGCGAGGCGAGGAATGGCTCTCCGGCCCGTACGCGGTGGCGACCAACACCGCCGCGCTGGCCGCGACCTTGGCCAAGCTGGAAGCCGGCGAGAGCCCGCTGGCCGGCGTGGAGTTCGGCGTGGCGCCCGGGGACCGCACCAGCGTCAAGGTCTTCCCGCTGGATGTCTTCGACAAGCTGCTGATGTCCGGGTTCAGCGCCGAGGTGTGGTTGCGGCCCGGCGTCACCCCCGCCGAGGCGGTCCGCGAAGCTGGTCTGGCGCAGCGCGATCCCAGCCACACCAAGGGGATCAGCGCGGTGCTCGGCGCGGGAAATATCTCCTCCATCGCGCCGCTGGACACCCTCTACGAGCTGTTCGCACACAACCGCGTGGTGGTCCTGAAGGTCAATCCGGTGACCGACGCCATGCTCCCGGTGTGGACCAAGGTGCTGGCGCCGTTCATCGGCCTCGGCGTGGTCCGGATCCTCTCCGGCGGCGCGGAGACCGGTCAGTACCTCGTGTCGCACCGCCTGGTTGACCACGTCCACATGACCGGCAGCTCGCTGACCCACGACGCGATCGTCTACGGCGTCGGGGCCGACGGCGCCGCGCGCAAGGCCGCCGATGAGCCGATCCTGGACAAGCCGGTGACCAGCGAGCTCGGCGGGGTGTCCCCCACCATCGTGCTGCCCGGCAAGTGGAGTGCGGCCGACATCGAGTTCCAGGCCCAGCACGTGGCGACCCAGCGGCTGCACAACAACGGCTACAACTGCATCGCCGCGCAGGTCGTGGTGCTGCCCGCGCGGTGGGCCCAGCGTGACCAGTTCGTCGACGCGCTGCGCGCCGCGATCGACGCGGCGCCGTTCCGCAGCGCCTACTACCCGGGTTCTGACGCCCGGGTCGCCTCGGCCACCCAGAGCTACCCCGACGCGCAGCGACTGGGCCAGGGCGGCGCGCGGGTGCTCGTCGTCAACCCCGACGACCACGCCGCGCTGCGGACCACCGAGTACTTCGGGCCGGTGCTGGGTGTGATCGAACTCGACTGCCCCGACGCCGATTTCGCCGCCGAGGCCACCCGGGTGGTGAACGACGACTTCGTCGGCACCCTGGGCGCGAACATCATCGCCGAGCCGGCCACCATCAAGTCGATGGGCGCCTCTTTCGACGATTTCATCGCGGGCCTGCGCTACGGCACGGTCGCGGTGAACGCCTGGACCGCCGTCGGCTATCTCACCGCGACGGCCACCTGGGGCGCGTTCCCCGGGCACACCCGCAACGACGTGCAGAGCGGAATCGGCGTGGTGCACAACGCTTTCTTGCTGGACAATACCGAGCGCACGGTGGTCCGCGGGCCGTTCCGTCCGTCGCCGCGCTCGGTGGTTGGCGGCGAGATGTCCATCGCCCCGAAGCCGCCGTGGTTCGTCAACAACAAAACCGCGGCCACCACCGGACGGCTGTTGGTCCGTTTCGCCGGCCATCCCTCGTGGCTGAAACTGCCGAAGATCTTCGCCTCCGCGCTGCGCGGCTGA
- a CDS encoding TIGR04338 family metallohydrolase, with translation MSLRDIQRSKVYAAETFVRTIFDRAAETGLGPIDFFGEQITLPPEAKFSSVEAVQDYVDRVLELVGHRWPAPSVRVRARRGVTAAHYEPTSSTIAVPERQSRWALRELVVLHEIAHHLSSAAPAHGPEFTGTFCELAAAVMGPEAGHVLRVVYAKEGAR, from the coding sequence GTGAGCCTCCGCGACATCCAGCGCTCGAAGGTTTACGCGGCCGAGACTTTCGTCCGCACGATATTCGACCGCGCGGCCGAAACTGGTTTAGGCCCAATCGATTTCTTCGGCGAGCAGATCACCTTGCCGCCGGAGGCGAAGTTCTCCTCCGTCGAAGCTGTGCAGGACTACGTGGACCGGGTGCTGGAGCTGGTCGGCCACCGATGGCCGGCGCCGTCCGTGCGGGTGCGGGCCCGCCGCGGTGTCACCGCCGCGCACTACGAGCCGACCAGTTCGACCATCGCAGTGCCGGAGCGTCAGAGTCGTTGGGCGCTGCGGGAATTGGTGGTGCTGCACGAGATCGCGCACCACCTCAGCTCAGCGGCGCCGGCCCACGGGCCGGAGTTCACCGGCACCTTCTGCGAGTTGGCCGCCGCGGTGATGGGCCCGGAGGCCGGTCATGTGCTGCGGGTGGTCTACGCCAAGGAAGGCGCGCGCTGA
- a CDS encoding DUF2786 domain-containing protein — translation MAEDKMLARIAALLRQAEGTDNPHEAEAFMAAAQRLATATAIDLAVARSHAAKREAAQTPTQRTVTIGEPGTRGLRTYVQLFAVIAAANDVRCDVASNSTYVYAYGFAEDLDAVHALYASLVVQMVRACDAYLATGAHRPTPTITARLNFQLAFGGRIGQRLAQAREEARAESVANRANAPGTALALRNKEIELVEHYRSSSKARGTWRAARADAGYSSAARRAGDRAGRQARLGASPELPGSRRRLRP, via the coding sequence ATGGCTGAAGACAAGATGCTCGCGCGGATCGCCGCGCTGTTGAGACAGGCCGAGGGGACCGACAATCCGCACGAGGCCGAGGCGTTCATGGCGGCCGCGCAACGGCTGGCCACCGCGACCGCGATCGACCTGGCGGTGGCCCGGTCACATGCCGCCAAACGGGAAGCGGCGCAAACCCCGACGCAACGCACCGTCACCATCGGAGAACCGGGAACCCGCGGCCTGCGCACCTATGTGCAGCTGTTCGCGGTGATCGCGGCCGCCAACGATGTGCGCTGCGATGTGGCGTCCAACTCCACCTACGTGTACGCCTACGGATTCGCCGAGGACCTCGACGCCGTGCACGCGCTGTACGCCAGCCTGGTGGTGCAGATGGTGCGGGCGTGCGACGCGTACCTGGCCACCGGGGCGCACCGGCCGACGCCGACCATCACCGCGCGGCTGAACTTTCAGCTGGCCTTCGGTGGCCGGATCGGACAGCGGCTGGCCCAAGCCCGCGAGGAGGCCCGTGCGGAATCGGTCGCCAACCGCGCGAACGCGCCCGGAACCGCATTGGCGTTGCGCAACAAGGAAATCGAGCTGGTCGAGCACTACCGGAGCTCCTCCAAGGCCCGCGGGACCTGGCGGGCCGCCCGCGCCGACGCCGGTTACTCCTCGGCGGCGCGCCGGGCCGGTGATCGTGCCGGCCGACAGGCCCGGCTGGGGGCCAGCCCGGAACTGCCCGGCTCCCGCAGACGCTTGCGGCCGTGA
- a CDS encoding alpha/beta hydrolase — MATTGAERSFDGVDGTRIVYDTWTPEGEVRGVVVLSHGLGEHAGRYHHVARRFGDAGLVTYALDHRGHGRSGGKRVLLRRMSEYSTDFATLVGIAGREHPGVPKIVLGHSMGGAIVFTYGWERPEDYDLMVLSGPAVAAHDGVSPVLLAVAKGLSRIAPGAPVQTLDSNAVSRDPKVVTAYQEDPLVWHGKVPAGIAGELIRVGESMPTHAHAIDRPLLVVHGSDDTLVPYRGSERLVKAVGSDDVQLLVYPGLYHEVFNEPEQKVVLGDVVSWIEARI, encoded by the coding sequence ATGGCCACGACCGGCGCCGAGCGCAGCTTCGACGGGGTGGACGGCACCCGCATCGTGTACGACACCTGGACACCCGAGGGCGAGGTGCGCGGCGTGGTCGTGCTGTCGCACGGTCTCGGCGAGCACGCCGGCCGCTATCACCACGTCGCGCGGCGGTTCGGTGACGCCGGGTTGGTCACCTACGCGTTGGATCACCGCGGGCACGGCCGCTCCGGCGGCAAGCGGGTGCTGCTGCGCCGGATGAGCGAGTACAGCACCGACTTCGCCACCCTGGTAGGCATCGCCGGGCGCGAACACCCCGGGGTGCCCAAGATCGTGCTCGGCCACAGCATGGGCGGCGCGATCGTCTTCACCTACGGCTGGGAGCGGCCCGAGGACTACGACCTGATGGTGCTGTCCGGCCCCGCGGTGGCCGCGCACGACGGGGTGTCGCCGGTGCTGCTCGCCGTCGCCAAGGGACTGAGCCGGATCGCGCCGGGGGCGCCGGTGCAGACCCTGGACTCGAACGCGGTGTCCCGCGACCCGAAGGTGGTGACGGCCTATCAGGAGGACCCGCTGGTCTGGCACGGCAAGGTGCCGGCCGGCATCGCCGGCGAGCTGATCCGGGTCGGCGAGAGCATGCCGACCCACGCCCACGCGATCGACCGGCCGCTGCTGGTGGTGCACGGAAGCGACGACACGCTGGTTCCCTACCGCGGGAGCGAGCGGCTGGTCAAGGCCGTCGGCTCCGACGATGTGCAGCTGCTGGTCTACCCGGGCCTCTACCACGAGGTGTTCAACGAGCCCGAGCAGAAGGTGGTGCTCGGCGACGTGGTGTCCTGGATCGAGGCGCGGATTTGA
- a CDS encoding L-lactate dehydrogenase, whose protein sequence is MTTERNTKLSIVGAGSVGTAIAYACLIRGSAGAIALYDLAAAKVRAEVLDLNHGSQFVPHCRVTGSDDLDVTADSAIIVVTAGAKQKPGQTRLDLAASNVAMARTLTPQLLERSPNAVIVYVTNPVDVVTYAAIQSVDVAPGRIFGSGTVLDSSRFRYLIAERAGLNVANVHGLIVGEHGDSEIPLWSAVSIGGVRADEFRRDGRLVFDEQARAQLSSDVVNAAYEIINGKGATNLAIGLSSARIVEAVLRDQHAVMPVSTLQTGAFQISDVCLSLPTLVTAAGAGRVFEIPLAVPELLGLQSSAQTLRDTWASVNAPDPQE, encoded by the coding sequence GTGACCACCGAGCGCAACACCAAACTGTCCATCGTCGGCGCCGGCAGCGTCGGAACCGCCATCGCCTACGCCTGCCTGATCCGTGGCTCGGCCGGGGCCATCGCGCTCTATGACCTGGCCGCGGCGAAGGTGCGGGCCGAGGTGCTCGACCTCAACCACGGCAGCCAGTTCGTGCCGCACTGCCGGGTCACCGGGTCCGACGACCTCGACGTCACCGCCGACTCGGCCATCATCGTGGTCACCGCCGGGGCCAAGCAGAAACCGGGCCAGACCCGGCTCGACCTGGCGGCCTCCAATGTCGCGATGGCCCGCACCCTGACCCCGCAGTTGCTGGAGCGCTCGCCGAATGCCGTCATCGTCTACGTCACCAACCCGGTCGACGTGGTGACCTATGCGGCCATCCAATCCGTCGACGTCGCGCCGGGACGGATCTTCGGCTCCGGCACCGTGCTCGACTCCAGCCGGTTCCGCTACCTGATCGCCGAGCGGGCCGGTCTCAACGTCGCCAACGTGCACGGCCTGATCGTCGGGGAACACGGCGACTCCGAGATCCCACTGTGGTCGGCGGTGTCCATCGGCGGGGTGCGCGCCGACGAGTTCCGCCGCGACGGCCGCCTGGTGTTCGACGAGCAGGCGCGGGCGCAGTTGTCCTCCGACGTCGTCAACGCCGCCTACGAGATCATCAACGGCAAGGGCGCGACGAACCTGGCCATCGGGCTGTCCTCGGCCCGGATCGTCGAGGCGGTGCTGCGCGATCAGCACGCGGTGATGCCGGTGTCGACCCTGCAGACCGGGGCCTTCCAGATCTCCGACGTCTGCCTGTCGCTGCCGACCCTGGTCACCGCCGCCGGCGCCGGCCGGGTCTTCGAGATTCCGCTTGCGGTGCCCGAACTGCTCGGGCTGCAGAGCTCCGCGCAGACCCTGCGGGACACCTGGGCGTCGGTCAACGCGCCCGACCCGCAGGAGTAA
- a CDS encoding SDR family NAD(P)-dependent oxidoreductase: MDITGASAIVTGGASGIGAAAARQLAAKGAIVVVADLQEEAGGKLAEEIGGAFVKVDVTNTEQIIEAVNKATELGPLRALVNSAGVGWAQRTVGKDGEFASAHDLELYKKVININLVGTFDCIRLAATAMGRNEPLESGERGAIVNMASVAAFDGQIGQVAYSSSKGGVVGMTLPAARDLSAIGVRVNTIAPGLIDTPIYGEGEFAEQFKANLGKSVLFPHRLGKPDELASMVVELITNSYMNAEVVRVDGGIRMPPKSN, encoded by the coding sequence ATGGATATCACCGGAGCAAGTGCAATCGTCACCGGCGGCGCGTCGGGCATCGGCGCCGCCGCGGCCCGCCAGCTGGCCGCTAAGGGCGCCATCGTCGTCGTCGCCGACCTGCAGGAGGAAGCCGGCGGCAAGCTCGCCGAGGAGATCGGTGGCGCGTTCGTCAAGGTCGACGTCACCAACACCGAGCAGATCATCGAAGCAGTCAATAAGGCGACCGAGCTCGGACCGCTGCGCGCCCTGGTGAACTCCGCCGGCGTCGGCTGGGCCCAGCGCACCGTCGGCAAGGACGGCGAGTTCGCCTCCGCCCACGACCTGGAGCTGTACAAGAAGGTCATCAACATCAACCTGGTCGGCACCTTCGACTGCATCCGACTGGCCGCCACCGCGATGGGCCGCAACGAGCCGCTGGAATCCGGCGAGCGCGGCGCGATCGTCAATATGGCCAGCGTCGCGGCCTTCGACGGCCAGATCGGCCAGGTCGCCTACTCGTCGTCCAAGGGCGGCGTCGTCGGCATGACCCTGCCGGCCGCCCGCGACCTGTCCGCCATCGGCGTCCGGGTCAACACCATCGCCCCCGGACTGATCGACACCCCGATCTACGGCGAGGGCGAGTTCGCCGAGCAGTTCAAGGCCAACCTGGGCAAGTCGGTGCTGTTCCCGCACCGGCTCGGCAAGCCCGACGAGCTGGCCTCGATGGTCGTCGAGCTGATCACCAACTCCTACATGAACGCCGAAGTGGTGCGTGTCGACGGCGGCATCCGGATGCCCCCGAAGTCCAACTGA
- a CDS encoding phosphodiester glycosidase family protein produces MLRRAATGAAALMLCAVSATTVGIPGAAAAGRDLLAGAIANTKGSYLVYNFGSGFPAPMLNAAGNWYELNNGGRLMIVKNASARLTPRLLVDSHSGQQARCERDPRARTSEGLVQASETYPPVAAWYALGQPTIAINANFFDVRGQKGGSWKSTGCSSPLGAWVDNTRGMGRANAAVTGNIAYGGKQGLSGGNEVWTALTTMILPVGGAPYVIAPKGPQDYDAAGPTINSLVNQNSRFVAVAGIGLLAPGDTGQLNDGGPSAARTAIGYNRASDQFYVFQGGSYTPDQIQDLYRAMGSDTAILLDGGGSSAIVLRRDTGGMWSGAGVPKGSCDTQAVLCDSRERALPSWLGFA; encoded by the coding sequence ATGCTCCGGCGGGCCGCCACCGGCGCCGCTGCGCTGATGCTGTGCGCCGTCTCGGCGACGACGGTCGGCATCCCGGGCGCCGCAGCCGCCGGCCGTGATCTGCTGGCCGGCGCGATCGCCAACACCAAGGGCAGCTACCTGGTCTACAACTTCGGCAGCGGCTTCCCTGCGCCGATGCTCAACGCGGCCGGCAATTGGTACGAGCTCAACAACGGCGGCCGCCTGATGATCGTCAAGAACGCGTCGGCGCGGTTGACTCCCCGGCTGCTCGTGGACAGCCATTCCGGCCAGCAGGCCCGCTGCGAGCGCGATCCGCGGGCCCGCACCTCCGAGGGGCTGGTGCAGGCGTCGGAGACCTACCCGCCGGTGGCCGCCTGGTACGCGCTGGGCCAGCCGACCATCGCGATCAACGCCAACTTCTTCGACGTGCGCGGACAGAAGGGCGGCTCGTGGAAATCCACCGGCTGCTCGTCCCCGCTGGGCGCCTGGGTGGACAACACCCGCGGCATGGGCCGGGCCAACGCCGCGGTCACCGGGAACATCGCCTACGGCGGCAAACAGGGACTCTCCGGCGGCAACGAGGTCTGGACCGCCCTGACCACGATGATCCTGCCGGTCGGGGGCGCCCCCTACGTCATCGCGCCGAAGGGCCCGCAGGACTACGACGCCGCCGGGCCGACCATCAACAGCCTGGTGAACCAGAACAGCCGATTCGTCGCGGTCGCCGGCATCGGGCTGCTCGCGCCGGGCGACACCGGCCAGCTCAACGACGGCGGACCGTCGGCGGCCCGCACCGCGATCGGCTACAACCGGGCCAGCGACCAGTTCTACGTATTCCAGGGCGGCTCCTACACCCCCGACCAGATCCAGGACCTGTACCGGGCGATGGGCAGCGACACCGCGATTCTGCTCGACGGCGGCGGGTCGTCGGCGATTGTGCTGCGCCGCGACACCGGCGGCATGTGGTCCGGCGCGGGTGTGCCGAAGGGGTCGTGCGACACCCAGGCGGTGCTGTGCGATTCCCGCGAGCGCGCGCTGCCCAGCTGGCTCGGGTTCGCCTGA
- a CDS encoding DUF5642 family protein, whose protein sequence is MGVRIAAALAVGALLAGCGSPVDEPEETTAAADTAFGAEPDGGYDVGRLSDAADIFPEGYDVKSMPVAVLTREEADQIAGMYDSIQISFDPPHCRSLSTPFRLTEGSATGGSRSVKPATIVVMASRLSVPNPDPVVDASCAKVTMDAPGVMTGVATAIDAPQIPDVTTLAVKSVVDGQQSGMAAQRESYTMVAVLSDRTSVMVQGEKDPKLLGDMLVKAVEKLRA, encoded by the coding sequence ATGGGAGTGAGAATCGCCGCGGCGCTGGCCGTCGGCGCCCTACTCGCCGGCTGCGGCTCGCCGGTGGACGAGCCCGAGGAGACCACCGCGGCCGCCGACACCGCATTCGGCGCCGAGCCCGACGGCGGATACGACGTCGGCCGGCTCTCTGACGCCGCCGACATCTTCCCGGAGGGCTACGACGTCAAGAGCATGCCGGTGGCGGTGCTGACCCGCGAGGAAGCCGATCAGATCGCCGGAATGTACGACTCGATCCAGATCAGCTTCGACCCGCCGCATTGCCGCTCGCTGTCCACCCCGTTCCGGCTGACCGAGGGATCGGCCACCGGCGGATCCCGCTCGGTGAAGCCCGCCACCATCGTGGTGATGGCCTCCCGGCTGTCGGTGCCCAACCCCGATCCGGTGGTCGACGCCAGTTGCGCCAAGGTCACCATGGACGCGCCGGGCGTGATGACCGGCGTCGCGACGGCCATCGACGCCCCGCAGATTCCCGACGTCACCACCCTCGCGGTCAAATCGGTGGTCGACGGCCAGCAGTCCGGTATGGCGGCCCAGCGTGAGTCCTACACCATGGTCGCGGTGCTCAGCGACCGCACCTCGGTGATGGTGCAGGGCGAGAAGGACCCCAAGCTGCTGGGGGACATGCTGGTCAAAGCTGTGGAGAAGTTGCGCGCTTAA